In Elaeis guineensis isolate ETL-2024a chromosome 1, EG11, whole genome shotgun sequence, a genomic segment contains:
- the LOC105039400 gene encoding PTI1-like tyrosine-protein kinase At3g15890, with product MGSSMSSCCGAEKVDRSFVSGAANSSWRMFTYKELHAATHGFSENNKLGEGGFGSVYWGKTADGLQIAVKKLKAMNSKAEMEFAVEVEVLARVRHKNLLGLRGYCAGAEHRLIVYDYMPNLSLLSHLHGHLKSEGRLDWKTRMNIILGSAEGLVYLHHEVTPHIIHRDIKASNVLLDSDFEPLVADFGFAKLIPEGVSHMTTRVKGTLGYLAPEYAMWGKVSESCDVYSFGILLLELVSGRKPIEKLPGGVKRTITEWAEPLISKARFRELVDPRLLGDFDEAQLRRVIEAAILCVQGEPERRPDMREVVAIIQGSDSRVAAKREGMRIESIRYGEDLMAMDQNSDDDVDAHDHDHDVDDDNMAGGKFGNDSSVYGVFGKMDVQKMHDPYAGYGGRRNMLHG from the exons ATGGGCTCGTCGATGAGCTCCTGCTGTGGTGCCGAGAAGGTAGACCGAAG TTTTGTAAGTGGAGCAGCTAATAGTTCATGGAGGATGTTCACCTACAAGGAGCTACATGCTGCCACCCATGGATTCAGCGAGAACAATAAGCTCGGCGAGGGTGGGTTTGGAAGCGTTTATTGGGGAAAGACAGCTGATGGGCTTCAG ATTGCTGTGAAGAAGTTGAAAGCCATGAATTCAAAAGCTGAGATGGAATTTGCAGTAGAGGTTGAGGTTCTTGCAAGGGTTCGACATAAGAACCTACTTGGTCTAAGAGGTTATTGTGCTGGAGCGGAGCATAGGCTTATTGTCTATGACTACATGCCCAATCTGAGTCTGTTGTCCCACCTCCACGGCCATCTCAAGAGTGAGGGGCGATTGGACTGGAAAACGAGGATGAATATCATACTCGGATCTGCAGAAGGGCTGGT GTATTTGCACCATGAGGTGACACCCCACATCATCCACCGAGACATCAAGGCTAGCAACGTTCTCCTGGACTCCGACTTCGAGCCCCTCGTTGCCGACTTCGGCTTCGCCAAGCTCATTCCCGAGGGGGTGAGCCACATGACCACCAGGGTGAAGGGCACCCTGGGTTACCTCGCCCCGGAGTACGCCATGTGGGGCAAAGTCTCCGAGAGCTGCGACGTCTACAGCTTTGGCATCCTCCTCCTCGAGCTCGTCTCCGGCCGCAAGCCCATCGAGAAGCTCCCTGGCGGCGTCAAGCGCACCATCACCGAATGGGCCGAGCCCCTCATATCCAAGGCCCGCTTCCGGGAACTCGTCGACCCGAGGCTCCTCGGGGACTTCGACGAGGCCCAGCTCCGTCGAGTCATCGAGGCTGCCATCCTCTGCGTCCAGGGGGAGCCCGAGCGGAGGCCCGACATGCGTGAGGTGGTGGCGATCATCCAAGGGAGCGATAGCAGGGTGGCGGCCAAGCGGGAGGGAATGAGGATAGAAAGCATCAGGTACGGAGAAGACTTGATGGCCATGGACCAGAACAGCGATGATGATGTGGATGCTCATGATCACGATCACGATGTCGATGATGATAATATGGCAGGAGGGAAGTTTGGAAATGATAGCAGTGTTTATGGCGTGTTTGGGAAGATGGATGTGCAGAAGATGCATGATCCCTACGCGGGCTATGGGGGTAGGAGGAATATGCTACATGGTTGA